The Candidatus Eisenbacteria bacterium genomic interval TGGCCCGGCAGTACCTCACAAAGGGCCGCGAAGTGTTCGTCGAAGGGTCGCTTCGCACGCGCCAGTGGCAGGATCAGCAGGGCCAGAAGCGCCAGAACACCGAGATCATCGCCAGCGACATTCGCTTCGTGGGTGGACGCCCGGGAGCCGGTGCCGGTGCCGGCGGTGCGGATCGCGGCGATGAAATGGGATCGACGGTCCCGGCCGATGATTCGATGGCGAACGATTTCGGCGGAGGCCCGGACGACGACATTCCATTTTGATTCGAACTCCTTCGATCGGCGCGTCGAGCCGGCGATCGGAAACTCAACGGGGGCGACAGGTCTCGACGGGGGTTTAGAACCAGAGAGTGCAGGCCGGGGACCCGTAACCTCGTCAAAAAAGCGGGAACATTCATCTGCCAACGAGCAGATGGCTCTCGCTGCCTAACTAGCAGCGACGGTCGTCCGGACCCCGCCCGTGGGGGCCGAAACGAGCGTCAGAAAATCGCGGGCTGGTCCAAAGCTCTCGCTCGGGGGTGGCGGACGAGATCCAATCGAGCTGGTGTGCTGACGATCCCGCCGGTCGGAGCGGAGGCACACGAGAACTAAACGGCCGGACACGCCTGTAGTATCTCGCTGGGGAAGAACTTTCGGACGCGGGTTCGATTCCCGCCGCCTCCACCACTTCACGACGGCCAGCCCGCACGGCTGGCCGTCGTGATTTGCACCCGGGCCCGCCGGGACTGCACGAATCTTTCACTTGCGGGCTCGCGGCAGCCGCGACTACTCTGGCCGGCTTCGTGAACGGCAGTGGCTCTGAAATCCGGGAACGTCTGGCTGAGATCCGCGCGCGCATCGCGGCCTCCGCGGCTCGTTCGGGCCGACCTGCGAGCGCTGTGACGTTGATCGGCGCCAGCAAGCAGGTCGCTCCCGAGCAGCTCTCCGAGGCGCTCGCCGCCGGGCTTGGCGACCTCGGAGAGAACCGGGTTCAGGAGGCGCTGGCGAAGTTCGAATTGCTGGGGCGCGTTGGAATTCAGTGGCACCTCATCGGGCCCCTGCAGCGCAACAAGATCGGCAGGGCGCTCGCGGTATTCGATCGGCTGCACGGCGTCGACGACCTGGAACTCGCGCGTGCGATCGCGACTCGCGCCGAAGCGGCCGGCCGGCGCATTGCAGTGCTGATCGAAGTGAACGTGAGCGGTGAGGCGGGCAAGCACGGCGTCGCGCCCGCCGAGTTGGAATCGGTGCTCGAGCAGGCGGCCGGCTGGCCGGCGCTCGCGCTCGACGGGCTGATGACGCTCGCGCGTCCGGTCGAGCGCGCCGAGGATGCTCGGCGCGACTTCGTGAGGTTGCGCGAGTTGCGGGATCGCAGTGAGGAGCGGCTCGGTATCGCGCTGCCGCAGCTCTCGATGGGAATGAGCGGAGATTTCGAAGTGGCGATCGAAGAGGGCGCCACGATGGTGCGGATCGGAACCGCGCTGTTCGGCGGCCGTCGAATCGACGGCGCGGCGAACAGCGGCTGAGCGAGTCGCAGTGGAGGAACGCGGATGTTCGTGATCGGCAACCTGCTGGACGCTGTCGCCGCGGTGCTGAACATCGTGCTCAACGGGCTGATGGTGATCCTGGTGGTGAACGCGCTGCTGTCATGGGTGCGCCCCGATCCGGACAACCCGATCGTCCGCTTCCTCGACCGCGTCTCCGACGTGGTATGTGCGCCGATCCGCCGCATGTTCCCGACCAGTCTGTCGGGAATCGACTTCGCACCGTTTCTCGCCATGCTCGGCATCCTGCTGATTCAGCAGTTCCTGGTCCGTTCGCTCAGTGACATCGCCGTGAGGATGCGGTGATCGTGGCGCTCTCGACCCGGCTCGCGGTGCGAGTGCAGCCCGGCGCGCGACGCGAGGGGCTGGTCGGCTGGCTGGCCGACGGCTCGCTCAAGCTGCGCGTGAGCGCGGCGCCCGAAGACGGACGCGCGAATCGCGCGATC includes:
- the ssb gene encoding single-stranded DNA-binding protein, coding for MSVNKVMLLGRLGRDPEVRHTAGGMAIANLRIATNERRRDGNGGWQDATEWHTVVLFDKKAELARQYLTKGREVFVEGSLRTRQWQDQQGQKRQNTEIIASDIRFVGGRPGAGAGAGGADRGDEMGSTVPADDSMANDFGGGPDDDIPF
- a CDS encoding YggT family protein; translation: MFVIGNLLDAVAAVLNIVLNGLMVILVVNALLSWVRPDPDNPIVRFLDRVSDVVCAPIRRMFPTSLSGIDFAPFLAMLGILLIQQFLVRSLSDIAVRMR
- a CDS encoding YggS family pyridoxal phosphate-dependent enzyme — its product is MNGSGSEIRERLAEIRARIAASAARSGRPASAVTLIGASKQVAPEQLSEALAAGLGDLGENRVQEALAKFELLGRVGIQWHLIGPLQRNKIGRALAVFDRLHGVDDLELARAIATRAEAAGRRIAVLIEVNVSGEAGKHGVAPAELESVLEQAAGWPALALDGLMTLARPVERAEDARRDFVRLRELRDRSEERLGIALPQLSMGMSGDFEVAIEEGATMVRIGTALFGGRRIDGAANSG